In one Thermanaerovibrio velox DSM 12556 genomic region, the following are encoded:
- a CDS encoding D-alanine--D-alanine ligase family protein: protein MKVLVAYGGDSPEREVSLRSGEAVAGALRGLGWSVEAFDAPSPLAVARRAEETGVDMVFVALHGGWGEDGTLQCLLEAHGIPYTGPRWGACWACMDKDVTRAVLESRGVLVPPGVVVDDGRCPGDLLGDALERWGRIVVKPCRCGSTVGIGIVDNPGDLGGALQEAVRYDRKVVAERFIAGRELTVAVFDGEDGVFALPPVEIRPVGGFYDYNSKYTPGMTEYLCPAPLTHEELKEVSDAAVRAYVAMGCSVYSRVDLRLEEGTCRAYVLEVNTAPGMTATSLVPKAAKAFGWSFEEMLRRICETSLRL from the coding sequence TTGAAGGTTTTGGTGGCTTATGGTGGGGACAGCCCCGAGAGGGAGGTATCCCTGCGCTCCGGGGAGGCGGTTGCCGGGGCCCTTCGTGGTCTTGGCTGGTCGGTGGAGGCTTTTGATGCCCCGTCCCCACTTGCGGTGGCCCGTAGGGCAGAGGAGACCGGGGTGGATATGGTGTTCGTGGCCCTTCACGGCGGGTGGGGAGAGGACGGTACCCTCCAGTGCTTGCTGGAGGCCCACGGGATCCCCTACACGGGGCCCAGGTGGGGGGCCTGCTGGGCCTGCATGGACAAGGATGTCACGAGGGCGGTGTTGGAGTCCCGGGGGGTTCTGGTGCCTCCAGGGGTCGTGGTCGACGATGGACGCTGCCCCGGGGACCTGCTTGGCGACGCCCTTGAGCGGTGGGGCAGGATAGTGGTTAAACCCTGCCGATGCGGCAGCACCGTGGGGATAGGCATCGTGGATAACCCCGGCGACCTTGGCGGGGCCCTCCAAGAGGCCGTGCGATACGACCGTAAGGTGGTGGCGGAGAGGTTCATAGCAGGACGGGAGCTCACAGTGGCGGTCTTCGATGGTGAGGATGGGGTCTTCGCCCTGCCTCCGGTGGAGATAAGGCCGGTTGGGGGCTTTTACGATTACAACAGCAAGTATACCCCCGGCATGACCGAGTACTTATGTCCTGCCCCGTTGACCCATGAGGAGCTTAAGGAGGTATCCGATGCGGCTGTGAGGGCCTATGTTGCCATGGGGTGTTCGGTATACTCCAGGGTGGATCTGAGGTTGGAGGAGGGAACGTGCCGGGCCTACGTGCTGGAGGTCAACACCGCGCCGGGCATGACCGCCACCAGCCTGGTGCCAAAGGCGGCAAAGGCCTTCGGATGGTCCTTCGAGGAGATGCTGCGCCGTATATGCGAGACATCCCTTAGGCTGTAG
- a CDS encoding SLC13 family permease, with product MEMGNPQWIGLLVFTATYGLIVSEKLDRVAAAMGGICAVLLLRLVDQEQAFSFIDFNTIGLLMGMMILVGVVKKTGLIELAAVKAISLSSGSPLKLIVLLSVLTAVVSSFLDNVTTVLITGPIVMAVCDVLDLNPMPFALSMIFASNIGGAATLIGDPPNILIGSAAKLSFNDFIANMAIPSAVSLAASILTVIIIYRKDLSDSPRSSVNFDQGRQRLDPVITPRVLVILAMVMGAFLLHHALHLEAATIALTGAAAALITCKVDVEELIMHEVDWVTLVFFSALFMLVGTVDHLGIISKGARLMVNQLGNNPRVVSMVIIWGSGVISGVVDNVPYAAAMIPMVRDLAHFTGTNITPLWWSLALGSCLGGNSTLVGASANIVTARIAQRSGCNITFTGFLKAGIPVSALTLLISSAYVLIRYYW from the coding sequence ATGGAGATGGGTAATCCGCAGTGGATAGGGCTCCTGGTGTTTACAGCCACCTACGGGCTCATCGTTTCGGAAAAGCTGGACCGGGTTGCAGCCGCCATGGGAGGCATCTGCGCGGTCCTGTTGCTCCGCCTGGTGGATCAGGAGCAGGCCTTTTCATTCATAGACTTCAATACCATAGGGCTCCTCATGGGGATGATGATCCTGGTGGGGGTGGTCAAGAAGACCGGTCTAATAGAGCTCGCGGCGGTTAAGGCCATATCGCTGAGCTCCGGAAGCCCTTTGAAGCTCATCGTGCTGCTGTCGGTTCTAACCGCGGTGGTGTCATCGTTCCTGGACAACGTGACCACGGTCCTGATAACCGGTCCCATTGTGATGGCGGTGTGTGACGTATTGGACCTCAACCCCATGCCCTTCGCCCTGTCAATGATATTCGCCTCCAACATAGGCGGCGCCGCCACCCTCATAGGAGATCCTCCAAACATCCTAATAGGTTCCGCCGCAAAGCTCAGTTTCAACGACTTCATAGCCAACATGGCGATACCGAGCGCCGTATCCCTCGCGGCGTCCATCCTGACCGTGATAATCATCTACCGAAAGGACCTGTCGGACTCCCCCAGGAGCTCCGTAAACTTCGACCAGGGGCGTCAACGGCTGGACCCGGTAATAACCCCCAGGGTCCTTGTGATACTGGCCATGGTCATGGGGGCCTTCCTCCTTCATCATGCGCTGCACCTGGAGGCGGCCACCATAGCCCTCACCGGCGCCGCAGCGGCCCTTATCACCTGCAAGGTCGACGTGGAGGAGCTGATCATGCACGAGGTGGACTGGGTGACCCTGGTCTTCTTCTCCGCCCTCTTCATGCTGGTGGGGACCGTGGACCACCTGGGCATAATCTCCAAGGGCGCCAGGCTAATGGTCAACCAGCTAGGCAATAACCCAAGGGTCGTATCCATGGTTATCATATGGGGATCCGGCGTCATATCCGGAGTGGTGGACAACGTGCCCTACGCGGCGGCCATGATACCAATGGTCCGGGACCTGGCCCACTTCACCGGGACTAACATAACACCCCTCTGGTGGTCTTTGGCACTTGGCTCGTGCCTTGGGGGGAACAGCACCCTGGTTGGGGCATCGGCAAACATAGTCACCGCCAGGATCGCCCAGCGGAGCGGATGCAACATCACGTTCACGGGCTTTTTAAAGGCCGGCATCCCGGTGTCAGCCCTGACCCTTTTGATCTCCTCCGCTTACGTGCTGATCCGCTATTACTGGTAG
- the greA gene encoding transcription elongation factor GreA, with amino-acid sequence MAIQRSSEDQVIMTREGYEKLKQELASLRGDGRSEIASKLEEARAFGDLSENAEYHAAKEEQEKLESRIMWLEYQLSKAKVVEASDIDTSIVSLGTKVVLRDLDTNQTFTYVLVGSEEADPKANRISAQSPVGKAIIGKSAGEDVLVRVPKGTRHLKIEDISIE; translated from the coding sequence ATGGCCATTCAGCGTTCCAGCGAGGATCAGGTGATAATGACCCGTGAGGGTTATGAGAAGCTAAAGCAGGAGTTGGCCTCCCTAAGGGGAGACGGCAGGTCTGAGATAGCCTCCAAGCTGGAGGAAGCGAGGGCCTTCGGGGATTTGAGCGAGAACGCGGAGTACCACGCCGCCAAGGAGGAGCAGGAGAAGCTAGAGAGCCGCATCATGTGGCTTGAGTACCAGCTGAGCAAGGCCAAGGTGGTGGAGGCCTCCGACATAGACACCAGCATCGTGAGCCTCGGCACCAAGGTGGTTTTGAGGGACCTGGACACGAACCAAACCTTCACCTACGTGCTGGTGGGGTCCGAGGAGGCGGATCCAAAGGCCAACAGGATATCCGCCCAGAGCCCGGTGGGCAAGGCCATAATAGGCAAGTCCGCAGGGGAGGACGTGCTGGTAAGGGTTCCCAAGGGGACAAGACATCTCAAGATAGAGGATATATCAATAGAGTAA
- the thrC gene encoding threonine synthase — MGILSRYGRFFPISPGSPRLDLGEGNTPLVRLGRLEELLEVQLWAKVEGANPTGSFKDRGMVLAVSKAMEEGARGVICASTGNTSASAAAYASAGGLSCSVLLPSGKVAKGKVAQALIYGAKVVAVKGSFDDALKLVREMAPQLGLKVVNSVNPMRLKGQMSGAFEICDQLKDSPDWLAIPVGNAGNITAYWAGFMRYLREGLIRKVPAMVGFQAEGASPMVSGTFVDSPNTVATAIRIGKPVNASKARWAVKISGGFFEAVSDREILEAQMRLARCGIFAEPASCAPLAGLFKLKSQGRLPKGIKVVMVLTGNGLKDLETPLGMAGDLLEVEADQDAIREVLG; from the coding sequence TTGGGAATCCTTAGTCGCTACGGCAGGTTTTTCCCCATTTCACCGGGGAGTCCCCGTCTTGACCTGGGGGAGGGGAACACGCCGCTGGTCCGGTTGGGTAGGTTGGAGGAGCTCTTGGAGGTTCAGCTGTGGGCCAAGGTGGAGGGGGCGAACCCCACCGGCTCCTTCAAGGACCGGGGGATGGTGTTGGCGGTGTCAAAGGCCATGGAGGAGGGGGCGAGGGGGGTTATATGCGCCTCCACCGGGAACACCTCCGCCTCCGCCGCCGCTTACGCCTCCGCCGGAGGGCTTTCCTGCTCGGTGCTGCTGCCAAGCGGTAAGGTTGCCAAAGGCAAGGTGGCCCAGGCGCTCATCTACGGCGCCAAGGTGGTGGCGGTGAAGGGCAGCTTCGACGACGCCCTAAAGCTGGTGCGGGAGATGGCCCCTCAGCTTGGGTTGAAGGTGGTCAACTCGGTGAACCCCATGAGGCTTAAGGGGCAGATGTCCGGTGCGTTCGAGATATGTGACCAGTTGAAAGATTCCCCGGACTGGTTGGCAATCCCGGTGGGCAACGCGGGCAACATAACCGCCTACTGGGCGGGTTTCATGCGGTACCTGAGGGAGGGGCTGATCCGCAAGGTTCCTGCGATGGTGGGCTTTCAGGCGGAGGGGGCGTCCCCCATGGTGAGCGGTACGTTTGTTGACAGCCCCAACACCGTGGCCACCGCCATAAGGATAGGTAAACCCGTCAACGCCTCAAAGGCTCGCTGGGCGGTCAAGATTAGCGGCGGCTTCTTCGAGGCGGTGTCCGATCGGGAGATACTTGAAGCCCAGATGAGGCTTGCCCGGTGCGGCATATTTGCCGAGCCCGCCTCCTGCGCCCCCCTGGCGGGGCTCTTCAAGCTCAAGTCCCAGGGTAGGCTTCCCAAGGGGATAAAGGTGGTAATGGTGCTCACCGGCAACGGCCTTAAGGACCTGGAGACCCCCTTGGGGATGGCGGGGGATCTGTTGGAGGTGGAGGCGGACCAAGACGCCATAAGGGAGGTGTTGGGATGA
- the thrB gene encoding homoserine kinase — translation MRRPILSVKAPATSANLGSGFDAMGMALSLYNVFDLMELLPEGEFKVEVIGEGTGSWDLSLSQENGVVKSYLAACEAMGVRCPGLWLRCHNAIPLSRGLGSSATAVVAGVLLAAEVSGRKASQEDLLELMVRLEGHPDNVVPCLLGGVVVSCFGDQGLKYLKLPQPPRDLMAVVAVPDVMVNTREARSALPKTVSFEDAVFNLGRAALLAAAWSVGRFDLLSFGMDDRLHQPYRSKLFPGGEVIMDRVKSVPGCLGVAISGSGPSVIALAKGSPSLVAQAMCGTFMEHGVRSRFFVLHCPVSGAEVRRLAGR, via the coding sequence ATGAGGCGCCCGATCTTGTCCGTTAAGGCCCCGGCAACCAGCGCCAACCTTGGCTCCGGCTTCGACGCCATGGGGATGGCCCTTTCCCTGTACAACGTCTTTGACCTGATGGAGCTGCTCCCGGAGGGGGAGTTCAAGGTGGAGGTGATAGGTGAGGGGACGGGGTCCTGGGATCTATCGCTGTCCCAGGAGAACGGGGTGGTCAAAAGCTATCTTGCGGCCTGTGAGGCCATGGGTGTCCGCTGCCCAGGCCTTTGGCTCCGGTGTCACAACGCCATACCCTTGAGCCGCGGTCTTGGGAGCTCCGCCACCGCGGTGGTGGCGGGGGTGCTCCTGGCGGCGGAGGTGTCGGGGAGGAAGGCCTCCCAGGAGGACCTTTTGGAGTTGATGGTCCGCCTCGAGGGACATCCGGATAACGTGGTCCCATGCCTTCTAGGCGGTGTGGTGGTGAGCTGTTTCGGTGATCAGGGGCTCAAGTACTTGAAGCTCCCCCAGCCTCCTAGGGACCTAATGGCGGTGGTAGCGGTGCCGGACGTGATGGTCAACACCCGCGAGGCTCGAAGTGCGCTGCCCAAGACGGTAAGCTTCGAGGATGCGGTTTTCAACCTTGGAAGGGCGGCCCTCCTGGCCGCCGCCTGGTCCGTCGGAAGGTTTGACCTCTTGTCCTTTGGGATGGACGACCGGCTGCACCAACCCTACAGGTCCAAGCTTTTCCCAGGCGGCGAGGTGATAATGGATCGGGTTAAGTCCGTGCCGGGCTGTCTTGGGGTGGCCATAAGCGGCTCCGGACCAAGCGTCATCGCCCTGGCGAAGGGCTCTCCCAGCCTGGTGGCCCAGGCCATGTGCGGCACCTTCATGGAGCACGGGGTGAGGTCTAGGTTCTTCGTCCTTCACTGTCCGGTTTCCGGCGCCGAGGTTAGACGCCTTGCAGGGAGGTGA